The window ACCTCGTGCTGGCGCTCCGGACGGGCCACGAGTTCGCGGACGTGGCCGCCGGGCACGCGCTGCCGCGGGAGCGACCCGACGACGGCGATGCCGGCCGCGAGCGCCTCGACAACTGCCTCCTGGCACGCCTGACCGACGGCCGCGACGTGGCGCTCCTGGGGCCGCCGGGGAGCGGCAAGAGCACCGTCTGCCGGCAGGTCGCACACCGCTGGGACGAGGCCGACCACGGCGCGGTGTGGTACCGCCGGAGCGGCCGGGGGCGACAGTTCACCGCGCCGGAGGCACTCGCAGCCGCGGCCCGGCGCGACCCCGGACACACGCTGGTCGTCGTCGAGGATGCCGTCCGGTCGGGCCGGGCCGTGTTCGAGACGATGCGTGCCCTCCGGGACGACCCGACGGTCTCGGTACTCGTGGACGCGCGGACGGCCGAGTGGGGCGACCCGCCGGGCGAACCGCTGTCCCCCGCGGTCAGAGCCGACCGGGACGAGGCGGTCGAGGTGTTCCGGATGCCACCTCTCGACGAGCGCGAGCGCGAGCGGTTCGTCGCCCACGTCGCCGCCGACCGCGACCGGTCGGCCGAGAAACTGGCGTCGGCGGTCGAGGCGGTCGCGCGCTGCTCCGACGACCACGCGGCCGGTGCACCGTCGTCGGTGCTGGCGTTCCTCCACTGCCTCGCGACGGCCGCGGGCGTCGGGGAGGATGTCCCGAGCGCGCTGCAGGCGGACGCGGAGACGACGCTGGCGCGACTCCGCGAGGGCGAACCGGCGGCGTACGACCTCGGCGTGCTGGCGAACCTGCTGAACGCGGCGGGGCTGGCCGTGGAGCCGGCGTCCCTCTACGCGCTGGTCGCACCGCCGGCCGACTACGACGCGACGGCCATCGACGCCGCCATCCAGACCCTCCACGGGCGGGTGCTGTTCGGGCCATCGCCGCTGGACTGTCAGCTCCCCCACGAGGAGTGGTCGGTCGCGTTCCTCGACGCGCTGGTCGAGACGGAGCCGGCGCCGGCGGCCCAGCGCCGGGTCGGCCGCGTCTGCTCGGCGCTCTGGTCGCTGGCCGACGACCCCGAAGGCCGCGAGGCGGTTCGAGACGCGCTGGGCGCGGAGGCAGCGGTCCTCGAACGGGTCGCCGCCGACCCGACCGGGTGGGCCGACGAGACGGTCGACGCGCTGTTCACGCTCGTCGAACGCCAGCCGGGGCTGGCGCCGCTGCTGGGCGAGAGCGACCACTCGGCGCTCACCCTGCCCGACGCCTGTTCGCCGGGGGCGGCCGTCCGAACCGTCTCGAGGCGATGTCAGGCCCGCTTCGACCGAGGGGACTACGAGGCGCTCGCCCGCGAGGCGGCGGCGCTGTACCACCGGGCGGGCGTCCTCGACGCCCCCGAACGGACGCGGTTCCGGTCCGAGGCGTTCTTCCACCGGGCCTGGGCCGCCATCAGGACCGGCGCGTTCGACGACGCCGACCGGTACGCCGAGTGGGCGCTGGCGCTGGCCGAGACGGTCGACGATGACGAGCGGGCACGGGAGGCGCTCGGCGCCCGCGGCGTCGCGGCGTGGCTCGCCGGAGACCTGGACGACGCCGAACGCCACCTCACCGCTGCGGAGTCACGGGCCGACGCCGAAGGGGACCCGGCCGGGGCGGCCTCCATCCAGAACAACCTCGGCATCGTCCACTACGAGCGGGGTGAGTTCGACGCCGCACTGGACCGGTTCGAGCGGAGCCGAGCGCTCCGCGAACGGGCGGGCGCCCGGGTCGCGCTCGTCGACTCGCTGGTCAACCTCGGCGTCATCGAGCGTGACTGGGGACGGCCGGCGGCGGCCATCGAACGGTTCGAGACAGCGGTGGACCTCGCGCGCGACGTCGGGGCTCGCGACTATCTCGCCCACGCGTTGCGTGCGCTCGGGAACACGCTCGCCGACGACGGCCGCGACGCGGTAGCTACCGAGCGCCTCGAAGAAGCCCTCGCCCTCGCCCGTGATGCCGGCAACCGGGAGAACGTCGCCCACTGCCTCCGGGGGCTGGGCGTGGCCGCTCGGGAACGGGGCGACCTCGACCGGGCCGAGCGCCACCTGACCGAGAGCCGCGAGACCGCCGACGACGTCGATGCCGACCGCGCGCTCGCGCTCGCGCTCCGGGAGCTGGGCACGCTGGCCCGTGAGCGCGGCGCCAGCGAGGTGGCACTCGACCGACTGGACGCGTGTCTCGAGACGTTCGACCCGGAGACGCGGAACGCCGAGACGGCACGTGCACACCGCGAGCGCGGCGAGGCGCTGCTGGCGCTCGGCGACGACGCGGCGGCGCGTGCGGCCTTCGAGACCGCACGGACCCAGTACCGGGCACTCGGCGCTGACCACCGGGTTGCGGAGTGCGAGAGTCGGATGGCGGGTGTCGCGGACTGAACCGCTCCACCCATGCCGGCACCCGGACTCCGCGAGCCTCGCGGGCCTCGTCGCCGGCTGTGGGCGGGCGCCACTGCCCTGGCCGGGGTCAACCGCTGATAAAGAGCAGAGTAGAACCGGACTGGTGCTCGATTTTATATACCTCTGCCCCGACGAACGGGTACAGTGCCGCTCATCCAGTCAGTGGCGGATACGGTCGTCGCGACGGCTCCACAGATGGCGGCCGCCTCCCCGACGGGAGCGGCCGTCTCCGGTGCCGCCGCCTACGCGCTGGTTCGGCTGGCCGGTCGGCGGGAGTACCGACCCACGGACGGAGCCTGAGGCCGACCGAGCACGGGACCGGCCGCGGTTCGTCACTCGACGGCCGCGCTCGCCTCGGCGAGCGTGAACGCGCCCTCGTAGAGCGCCGTGCCGACGACGACCGCCGCCGCCCCCGCGTCGTGAACGGTCCGGACGTCCTCGACGGTCGCGACGCCGCCGCTGGCGATGACCGGAGCGTCCACGGCCTCGACGACGCGGCGGACCTCCTCGCCGCGGACACCCTCCATCTGTCCCTCGACGTCCACGTCGGTGAACAGGATGCCCGCCGCGCCGGCATCGACGAACCGCGCGGCGGCCTCGGCCGGGTCGAGACCCGTCCCCTCCGTCCAGCCGGAGACGACGACCTCCCCGCCCCTGCTGTCGAGGCTGACGAGGACGCCCTCCGGGAAGCGGTCGGTGATGGTGGAGACGACATCCGGGTTCTCGACGGCCGCCGTGCCGAGGATGACCCGGTCGACGCCGCCCTCGAGCAGCGAGAAGGCGTCGGCAGCGGTCCGGATGCCGCCGCCGACCTGCACGTCCGCGTTCGTGGCTGCGACCACGCGCTCGATGGCGCCCGCGTTCGCGCGCTCACCCTCGAACGCCCCGTCGAGGTCGACGAGGTGGAGCGTTCGAGCCCCCTCGTCCTCCCAGTCCCCCGCGGCCTCGACCGGGTCGCCGTAGGTGCGCCCGGTTCCACGCTCGCCGCCCACGAGCTGGACGACCTGCCCGTCCTGTACGTCCACCGCCGGCACGACCTCGAACGAGTCGAACATTCCGGTTGGTGTGTACTGGGTGGCCGCGCGGCTAAACGGTGCTGGTCGGGCCGTCACTGGAGACAGTCGTAGACGGCCTCCCGGACGGCCACCTCGCGGGGGTCGTCGACGAGATGGACGCCCAGTCGGTTCGGAACGTACGCGAAGGCGAGGTCGGCGTCGGGGTCGGCGAAGCCGAACGTGCCGCCGAAGCCGGGCGTCCCGAACGCCGCGTCGGAGCTCCCGAACGTGAACTCGCCGTACGGCTTCGAGTAGCCCATGTCGTACTCGTTTCGGATCCGCACGACGAGGTCCCGGTCGCCACCCGACGGGGGCGTCGGGACCGTCGTCAGCTCCTCGTAGGTCGCCTCGTCGATGCCGAGGCGGTCACCACCGGTCGCGAGGTCGTCGTAGACTTGGGCCAGCCCTCGGGCCGTCCCGATGCCGTTGGCCGAGGGGATCTCGACCGACCGGAGCGGCGGCTCCGTCAGGTCCGTCGGGTCGTCGTAGGCGACGCAGTTCGCGGCGCGGTTGCTGAGCGACCGCGGGTTCAGCAACGCCGCGAGGTAGCGCGGCGACAGCCGGTGGGCGTTCCGGAGGAGCTGGACCGGGCCGAAGGGGTCGAGCTCGGCCACCCGCTCGTCCGGGACGGACTCGGGCAGGCCGATGTGGAACTCGGCGTCCAGCGGGTCGGCGACCTCGTCCGCGAAGAACTCGCCGACGGTCCGCCCGTCCGTCCGGCGGAACAGCTCGCTCGTGTACCAGCCCAGCGTGAACGTGTGGTAGCCATGGCGGGTCCCGGGGCCCCAGTCGGGTTTCTGGGCCGCCAGAACCTCGGCGAGTTCGTCGTGGTCGGCCAGCTGCGCGGCGGTCACCGGCTCGTCCAGCGTCGCCAGCCCGCTCCGGTGGCGCAGCAGCTGCTGGACGGTGATCGTCTCCTTGCCGTGCCGAGCGAACTCGGGCCAGTGGTCGGCGATGCGGTCCTCGAGGGCGAACAGTCCCCGCGAGAGCGCGACCGCCGTCGCCGTCGCTGCCATCCCCTTCGTCCCGGAGAACGCCATCGCCATCGTGTGCTCCGCCCAGGGCTGCTCGCCAGCGGTGTCCCGGTAGCCACCCCAGATGTCGACGACACACTCCCCCTCGTGGTAGACGGTACAGGCGGCCCCGAGCTCGTTCCGCGACCGGAAGTTCTCGGCGAAGGCGTCCACCACCGGTCCGAACCCGTCCGCGGCCGTCCCGTCGACGACCGGCATCAGCGATCGTCTC of the Haloglomus salinum genome contains:
- a CDS encoding tetratricopeptide repeat protein, with amino-acid sequence MDDGGEPVLDVVRRRWPVFERLLDGPSYKRDLVASVDRSRSTVDRAVRELEGEGLVERTDGGYVATVAGRLAAEEYRAATDSLAAVEAAVAALEPLPYDAPLSGAALADATVGLAGADADAAALADRFLDRLASADRVAAAVATAADESFAAEAVAAAGASVLLPPDADTGPDGRPATTEPPFSLLRTPTAVLVLIHADDGRPHALVEATGDDALAWAGERFAELDPERAAATPPGHGDGPESTRLASEGFERLGDAAFDPANARDLVLALRTGHEFADVAAGHALPRERPDDGDAGRERLDNCLLARLTDGRDVALLGPPGSGKSTVCRQVAHRWDEADHGAVWYRRSGRGRQFTAPEALAAAARRDPGHTLVVVEDAVRSGRAVFETMRALRDDPTVSVLVDARTAEWGDPPGEPLSPAVRADRDEAVEVFRMPPLDERERERFVAHVAADRDRSAEKLASAVEAVARCSDDHAAGAPSSVLAFLHCLATAAGVGEDVPSALQADAETTLARLREGEPAAYDLGVLANLLNAAGLAVEPASLYALVAPPADYDATAIDAAIQTLHGRVLFGPSPLDCQLPHEEWSVAFLDALVETEPAPAAQRRVGRVCSALWSLADDPEGREAVRDALGAEAAVLERVAADPTGWADETVDALFTLVERQPGLAPLLGESDHSALTLPDACSPGAAVRTVSRRCQARFDRGDYEALAREAAALYHRAGVLDAPERTRFRSEAFFHRAWAAIRTGAFDDADRYAEWALALAETVDDDERAREALGARGVAAWLAGDLDDAERHLTAAESRADAEGDPAGAASIQNNLGIVHYERGEFDAALDRFERSRALRERAGARVALVDSLVNLGVIERDWGRPAAAIERFETAVDLARDVGARDYLAHALRALGNTLADDGRDAVATERLEEALALARDAGNRENVAHCLRGLGVAARERGDLDRAERHLTESRETADDVDADRALALALRELGTLARERGASEVALDRLDACLETFDPETRNAETARAHRERGEALLALGDDAAARAAFETARTQYRALGADHRVAECESRMAGVAD
- the hisA gene encoding 1-(5-phosphoribosyl)-5-[(5-phosphoribosylamino)methylideneamino]imidazole-4-carboxamide isomerase, which gives rise to MFDSFEVVPAVDVQDGQVVQLVGGERGTGRTYGDPVEAAGDWEDEGARTLHLVDLDGAFEGERANAGAIERVVAATNADVQVGGGIRTAADAFSLLEGGVDRVILGTAAVENPDVVSTITDRFPEGVLVSLDSRGGEVVVSGWTEGTGLDPAEAAARFVDAGAAGILFTDVDVEGQMEGVRGEEVRRVVEAVDAPVIASGGVATVEDVRTVHDAGAAAVVVGTALYEGAFTLAEASAAVE
- a CDS encoding serine hydrolase domain-containing protein codes for the protein MPVVDGTAADGFGPVVDAFAENFRSRNELGAACTVYHEGECVVDIWGGYRDTAGEQPWAEHTMAMAFSGTKGMAATATAVALSRGLFALEDRIADHWPEFARHGKETITVQQLLRHRSGLATLDEPVTAAQLADHDELAEVLAAQKPDWGPGTRHGYHTFTLGWYTSELFRRTDGRTVGEFFADEVADPLDAEFHIGLPESVPDERVAELDPFGPVQLLRNAHRLSPRYLAALLNPRSLSNRAANCVAYDDPTDLTEPPLRSVEIPSANGIGTARGLAQVYDDLATGGDRLGIDEATYEELTTVPTPPSGGDRDLVVRIRNEYDMGYSKPYGEFTFGSSDAAFGTPGFGGTFGFADPDADLAFAYVPNRLGVHLVDDPREVAVREAVYDCLQ